The Petrocella atlantisensis genome has a window encoding:
- a CDS encoding DeoR/GlpR family DNA-binding transcription regulator — translation MMPEERRQKIIEILYANKSATVKNLCDQLMASEATIRRDLTVLEDEEKLERVHGGAIIQSNVPIEKEDTYNEKEGVYLYEKKQIAKVAFSYLRENDSIFLDGGTTTIELAKLIGRSRIKINVFTNAPHFTQFIAGNPKAEQFILGGRIRNNTLAVVGQLAIDTIRRFRINKVFIGVNAISLEYGLTTPDFEEAEMKRAILEKGRERYILADASKFNKVALCEILPISAVDTIITSSLEEDEIKEKFKLEGVLLVEATKKEAGMYDYDGDA, via the coding sequence ATGATGCCAGAAGAAAGAAGACAGAAGATTATTGAGATTCTATACGCCAATAAAAGTGCAACTGTTAAAAATCTATGTGATCAACTTATGGCTTCGGAAGCAACGATCCGTAGAGATTTGACGGTACTTGAGGATGAAGAAAAACTTGAAAGGGTACATGGTGGTGCCATTATTCAGTCCAATGTACCCATTGAAAAAGAAGACACTTACAATGAAAAAGAAGGTGTCTATCTATATGAAAAAAAACAAATCGCAAAAGTAGCTTTTTCCTATTTGCGAGAAAATGACAGTATTTTCTTAGATGGCGGAACCACAACCATAGAGCTAGCCAAACTAATTGGTAGAAGCAGAATAAAAATCAATGTCTTTACCAATGCACCCCATTTCACTCAGTTTATAGCCGGCAACCCAAAGGCAGAGCAATTTATTCTTGGTGGCAGAATTAGAAACAATACCCTTGCAGTTGTAGGGCAATTGGCCATTGACACGATACGAAGATTCCGAATAAATAAGGTGTTTATAGGTGTTAATGCCATAAGCCTTGAGTATGGATTAACAACACCTGATTTTGAAGAAGCGGAAATGAAGCGGGCAATATTAGAAAAAGGAAGAGAAAGATATATTCTTGCAGATGCCAGTAAGTTCAATAAAGTGGCATTGTGTGAAATATTACCAATCAGCGCAGTTGATACCATCATCACTTCATCTCTTGAAGAGGATGAAATCAAAGAAAAGTTTAAGCTTGAAGGTGTCTTGTTGGTTGAAGCAACAAAGAAGGAGGCGGGCATGTATGATTACGACGGTGACGCTTAA
- a CDS encoding PTS sugar transporter subunit IIA: protein MLINEELIVIPVQQKTKEGVITELAEVAVSVGRVADKAKYVAAVLKREEEYSTAVGFHVAIPHGKTDAVTEPFLMYGRVDKVDWNALDGEPVDHVFMIGVPEKEAGSTHLQILAKLSRRLMKEEFRSELTQATDAQAIIDVLKKNELL from the coding sequence ATGTTAATAAATGAAGAACTGATTGTTATACCTGTGCAACAAAAAACAAAAGAAGGTGTTATCACAGAATTGGCAGAAGTTGCAGTTTCTGTAGGAAGAGTTGCTGACAAAGCCAAGTATGTAGCTGCCGTTTTGAAACGAGAAGAAGAATATTCCACAGCTGTTGGTTTTCATGTAGCTATACCTCATGGAAAAACAGATGCAGTTACAGAACCATTTTTAATGTATGGTCGTGTAGATAAAGTGGATTGGAATGCACTTGATGGAGAACCAGTTGATCATGTGTTTATGATTGGTGTACCGGAAAAAGAAGCAGGCAGTACCCACTTACAGATATTGGCTAAGCTATCCAGAAGGCTTATGAAAGAAGAATTTCGAAGTGAACTGACACAAGCGACAGATGCTCAAGCGATTATTGATGTATTGAAGAAAAATGAACTGTTATAG
- the ptsP gene encoding phosphoenolpyruvate--protein phosphotransferase, with protein MIGVSVFKGVGIGKAFNYEIESIIIPKEMIGEKEIESTLDQLNIAIGNQKTSLEAHMKHVEETIGASESQIFSAHIEILNDPELTSRIRKNIVGQKMNLVAAIDEAKNFYVGMLSALEDLYIRERARDIEDVMEGLLKNILGLSDNPLDTIREDTILFAKDLSPSETIHLNDWVKGIVLSEGSITSHSAIVAKAKGIPTIVGYKESHVLGGTPVILDTITTQLLINPTEIELEHYREKVKEEALHQKCLKQLVNEKAITKDQRSIELFGNVGSAEEALSIVEHGGFGVGLLRTELVYMNSKDWPTEDEQYKTYESIAKNVNGEVIIRTLDIGGDKTLPYFTFPKEENPFLGLRAIRFCLKNKDIFKTQLRAILRLSASYPVKIMFPMIGSLEELIEARKCLDEAKKSLKVDNQAYNEDIPVGIMIEIPSAVFAIDLLSDHVDFVSIGTNDLCQYTLAVDRLNPEVAYLYDAFNISIIRMIDHVVRGCKPKGVKVGICGEMASDVEAAKILVGLGVDELSVSPSMIPYVKEVIISSNYEDLKVHAQRIIKR; from the coding sequence GTGATAGGAGTATCAGTATTTAAAGGTGTAGGCATAGGTAAAGCTTTTAACTATGAAATTGAATCCATTATCATACCTAAAGAGATGATTGGAGAAAAAGAAATAGAAAGTACACTAGATCAACTTAATATTGCCATTGGCAATCAAAAGACATCATTAGAAGCACATATGAAGCATGTAGAAGAGACCATAGGTGCCTCAGAGAGTCAGATTTTTTCTGCACATATCGAGATTCTAAACGATCCTGAGCTCACCAGTCGGATTCGTAAGAATATTGTTGGACAAAAGATGAACCTCGTGGCGGCCATAGATGAAGCAAAGAACTTTTATGTTGGGATGTTAAGTGCCTTAGAAGATCTTTATATAAGGGAACGTGCCAGAGACATAGAAGATGTTATGGAAGGCCTACTAAAAAACATATTAGGCCTATCGGATAATCCTCTAGATACCATCAGGGAGGACACAATCCTATTTGCCAAAGACTTAAGTCCGTCTGAGACCATACATTTGAATGATTGGGTTAAAGGTATTGTACTCAGTGAAGGTAGTATAACCAGCCATAGTGCTATTGTGGCCAAAGCAAAAGGAATACCAACCATAGTGGGTTATAAAGAGTCTCATGTTCTAGGGGGCACGCCAGTAATATTAGACACGATTACAACCCAATTACTCATTAATCCCACAGAAATCGAACTGGAACATTATAGAGAAAAAGTCAAAGAAGAAGCATTACATCAAAAATGTTTAAAGCAATTGGTCAATGAGAAAGCCATCACAAAAGATCAGAGATCCATTGAGCTTTTTGGTAATGTAGGTTCGGCAGAAGAAGCCCTATCTATTGTGGAACATGGTGGCTTTGGCGTCGGACTACTTAGAACAGAGCTTGTCTATATGAACAGTAAGGATTGGCCGACAGAGGATGAACAATATAAAACGTATGAAAGTATTGCAAAAAATGTCAATGGCGAGGTCATTATTCGAACATTAGACATTGGTGGTGATAAAACATTGCCTTACTTCACATTTCCAAAAGAAGAAAACCCATTTTTGGGACTTCGGGCCATCCGGTTCTGTCTCAAAAATAAGGATATCTTCAAAACACAACTGAGAGCGATACTACGACTAAGTGCTTCTTATCCGGTAAAAATCATGTTTCCTATGATCGGTTCACTTGAAGAATTAATAGAAGCAAGAAAATGTCTTGATGAAGCAAAGAAGTCTTTGAAAGTGGATAACCAGGCTTATAATGAAGATATTCCGGTGGGGATTATGATTGAAATACCATCAGCGGTATTTGCCATTGACTTATTATCCGACCATGTAGATTTTGTATCGATTGGTACCAACGATTTATGTCAATATACTTTAGCCGTCGATCGCTTGAACCCTGAAGTGGCTTATCTATACGATGCTTTTAATATCAGCATCATACGTATGATTGATCATGTGGTAAGAGGATGTAAGCCAAAAGGGGTCAAAGTAGGGATTTGCGGGGAAATGGCCAGTGATGTAGAAGCAGCCAAAATTCTTGTAGGACTCGGCGTGGATGAATTATCTGTAAGTCCATCTATGATTCCTTATGTAAAAGAAGTTATTATAAGCTCAAACTATGAAGATCTTAAGGTGCATGCACAACGAATCATAAAACGATAG